A segment of the Spiroplasma helicoides genome:
TTCCTGTTTTAAATCTAAAAGAATTAATACCTAACTTTTTAAAAGTATCTGATAAATATTTTGTTGTTTTTTCACTATTTGGACCACTTTCAAACTTTTCTGATCCCCTATATATTAGACTTGATAAATATGTTCCAGTAGTTAAAACTACTGCATTAGTTATAATTTGTCTTTTATCAGATAAAAAAACAGATTTAACATTATTATTTTCATCTAATTCAATATCTGAAACTTCACCAACAACTAATTCTAGATTTGTTTGTTTCTTAATAACTTCACGCATATATTTTGAGTACTTAATTTTGTCAGATTGTGCCCTTAATGCTCAAACACCGGGTCCTCTAGAAGAGTTTAATAATTTCATTTGTAAAGCTGTGGCATCGGCAGCCTTTGCCATTTCGCCACCAAGTGCATCGATTTCTCTAACAACAATACCTTTGGCTGGTCCACCAATTGATGGATTACATGGCATGGTTGCAATCTTGTCTTCATACAAGTTTACAATTATTGTTTTTTTACCAAGTCTTGCACACGCTAAAGCTGCTTCAACTCCTGCATGACCAGCACCAACAATTACTACATCAGCTTGCATAGCAAGACCTCCTTTTTATTTTATTCTTTCAAACAAAACAAGTTTATCAACAATTTTTTTGTAACTAAATTCATTTCTTTCTAAGTTATCAAAATTGATTTCGTTTTGATCGACACCAAATTGCTCAACCATTTTAGAATAGCTTTTTGTTAAAACTGGTTTTAATAAAAACGAAATAATAATAATATTTTTTTGCAATATAGATAAAACTTGATTTAATTCTTCTATTTTATTTTCTTTCTCTAAAACTCATGGCTTAGAGTCTTCAATAAATTTATTACATTCCTGAGATAATTTTAAAACTTCTTGAATGGCTTCGGACATATTATATTTATCCATTAACTTTTTATATTCTTGAATTGTTTTAATTCCTTTTTCAACTAAAAAATGTTTCTCATCTATTTTTATTTTTGGTAGTTTCCCATCAAAGTATTTGATTATCATATTAGAAACTCTAGAGATTAAATTACCAACATTATTTGCAAGGTGAGTATTAAAAGATTCTTCAAAAAGTTCTTGTGTTAAATTACCATCTCTGTCTGTTGGTAAATTATTTATAACATAAAATCTTACAGCATCACTTGTATATTTTTCAATTAGTTGAACTGGGTCTATAACATTTCCAAGTGATTTAGACATTTTTTCCCCAGCACTTAAAATTCACCCATGACTCAAAAGTTTATCGGGACATTTTAAATCTAATGATTTCAAAATAATAGGTCAATAAATTGAATGAAATCTTGTTATTTCTTTACCTACAAATTGAAGAACTTCACTTTCATTAGATCAATATTTTTTTAACATTGAGTCGTCGTCAGAACCATAACCTAATGCAGTAATATAATTTGACAAAGCATCTATCCAAACATAAATGACGTGTTTTGAATTTTCTAAAACTGGAATTCCTCAACTGAAATTTATTCTTGATACAGATAAATCCTCAAGATCATTTTCAATAAAGTTATTTAACATCTCTTTTTTTCTTGATTCTGGTTCAAGAAAATTAGTTTTAAATAAATCTTGTAAAAACTTTTTAAAATTTGAAACTCTTAACATGTATGTTTCTTCTTGAAAGTCGATAGATTTATTTTTACAAACAACATGGCAAAAATTTTCATCCATTTGTTCAAAAGTTAAAAACTCTTCACAACTTATACAATACTTACCTTTATACTCAGAAGGATAAATTAAATCTTGTTTTAAAAAATATGAAAATATTTTTTGTACAGCCTTAACATGATCATCATCTGTTGTTCTAATAAATCTATCATATTGAATGTCTAAAACTTCTCATAAATGTTTAAATGTTTCAACTATTCCATCAACATACTCTTTTGGAGACTTATTGACTTCATTAGCTTTTTGTTCAATCTTTTGACCATGCTCGTCTGAACCTGTCAAAAAGAAAACGTCATAGCCGTTTTCTTTTTTATATCTTGCCATTACATCGGCTAAAGTTGTTGTATATGTGTGACCAATGTGCAAATTCCCACTTGGGTAATAAATTGGTGTTGAAACAAAAAAAGATTTCTTCATAT
Coding sequences within it:
- the metG gene encoding methionine--tRNA ligase; amino-acid sequence: MKKSFFVSTPIYYPSGNLHIGHTYTTTLADVMARYKKENGYDVFFLTGSDEHGQKIEQKANEVNKSPKEYVDGIVETFKHLWEVLDIQYDRFIRTTDDDHVKAVQKIFSYFLKQDLIYPSEYKGKYCISCEEFLTFEQMDENFCHVVCKNKSIDFQEETYMLRVSNFKKFLQDLFKTNFLEPESRKKEMLNNFIENDLEDLSVSRINFSWGIPVLENSKHVIYVWIDALSNYITALGYGSDDDSMLKKYWSNESEVLQFVGKEITRFHSIYWPIILKSLDLKCPDKLLSHGWILSAGEKMSKSLGNVIDPVQLIEKYTSDAVRFYVINNLPTDRDGNLTQELFEESFNTHLANNVGNLISRVSNMIIKYFDGKLPKIKIDEKHFLVEKGIKTIQEYKKLMDKYNMSEAIQEVLKLSQECNKFIEDSKPWVLEKENKIEELNQVLSILQKNIIIISFLLKPVLTKSYSKMVEQFGVDQNEINFDNLERNEFSYKKIVDKLVLFERIK